CGCGCAGGACGCCGCCGAGGGGCGTGGGCTCTTCCTCGTCGTGGCGGGCGTCGTGGCGGGCGTCGTGTTCGGGGGGCGcgggcttcttcttcttcctcgccTTGTCCTTTTGGCCGTTGGCGCCCTTTGCGCCGGCGGTGCGCTGCAGCTGCTCCTGCATGAAGAGGAGGCCGCAGTCGTCGGAGCAGTACTTGCTGCCCTGGCCCTTTGTGAGGCGGGCTGGCCTCCGACAGCCGTCTCGCCTGCACATGGGCTTCCAGGTGGTGTTGCCTCGGCCGGCGTCTTCGCAGAGCGGGCAGATGAACTTGTCGACGAGGCCCTCGTCGGCCTGCTTCATGTTGACGCAGTCGCCGTGGAACCAGTCGTCGCAGCCGCCGTCGCAGCCAATCATCCACCTGTGGTTGTCTGGCTTCTTGCAGATGCAGTAGAGGTTGTGGTCCTCGGACGAGTCgaggtcgtcgtcgtcgtcatcgtgggcgtgggcgtgggcgtgggcgtcgTCGGGGGCGGGCGAGGAGTGGAGGGCGGGGGTGCCTGCGTGCGAGCCTTTTCTGTTCTTGGCGGTGGGTGTGAGGGAGCGGGTTGTGTCGTGGTCGTCGATCCTGCGCTTCTTGTGGGAGGGTTTTGTGGTCTTGGCGGTGCCCTTTTTCTTGACGGCCGAGGCGGACGAGGGGGCAGGGCGCTTCTTCGAGGGGGCCGAGGCGGGCGTGGCGTCGGTGGCGGAGGCGAGGCTCTCGGCGACGCTCGCGGTGCGCTTTGTGCGCAGGCCCAGGTCGCTGGCCTTTGCGGCGTCGATGGCCTTGCGCGTGTCTGCGTCGATGGCGTCGGCGGGCGGCGAGGTCTGACGGTCGGGGGGGTGGAGTGGGCGGGCGGGGGTGGGATCGCGTGGCTCGTGTTTGACGGTGGGCTCGTGTTTGACGGTGGGCTCGGAGGCGGGCGGTGCATCGTCGGTGTGGCGATGCAGGGCCGAGGACAGGTGCTGGATGGGAGCGAGGACGGGGGCGGGGTCGGTGCGCAGGGACTGGCGGCGCTTCTGCTCCTGGGGCGAGCGCGAGGCGTGGTGGTAGTGGTCGAGGGTGGGCGAGCGGGGCTGGGGCGGGTCCATGGGCGGCGAGGGCTCGAGGGGGGCGTGGTGGGCGTGGTGGGAGGCAAAGCTGGTGCTGGGGGCCGTGGGCGAGGGCAGGTCGCGGGTGCTGGGGCCCGTGGGCGAGGGCAGCTGGCGAGTGCTGGGGCCCGTGGGCGAGGGCAGGTCGCGGGTGGGCGGCGGTGTCGGGGCGTACTGCTGGCCGCTGCCCAGCGTGGCCAGCGTGGTGAGGGCGTCGGCGGCCTCGTACGTGGTCGTGTGTGGTGTGTGTGGTGTGTGTGTGGTGTGTTTCGTGTGTGGCGTGTGCGCGGTGTGTGTGGTGTGTGTGGTGTGTGTCGGGTGTGTGGTGTGGGTGGTGTGTGGCGTGTGTGGCGTGGGCTCGGACAGGCTCTCACGCCGCCCCGGGGCCGCGCCTTCGGTGTTGAGGAGGGCGTTGATGCTGctcatcgtcgtcggcgtcgtCGGCGTCGTCGTGGATCGTGTGCGGGCTGCTCGTCGTCGCTTAGCGTCGGAGGGTGCTGGGCATGGCGGCGCAGAGGGGAGAGAGAGGCGGAGGCGATGGACGGCGACAGGAGACGAGCACGACCGACAAGGCCAAGGCACGGCGAGCTGGCGAGAGGAGAAAAAGCGCGCGGGTGGCTGCTGGCTTCGTTGGACTTGGCGTAgcgctggctggctggctgcaCGCTGCACATGGGAGGGGCGCCTTGCTCTGCGCCCTCCAACCAGCTCGTCGTCCACCGCCTATGCGCGCGCACGGCGACTGCGGGCTGGAGAGTCGCTGGACCGCTGGACCGCTGGACCGCTCGCTGCACGCTTTGCACGCTTTGCACGCTCGCCTCGCCCTCTCT
This genomic interval from Ascochyta rabiei chromosome 5, complete sequence contains the following:
- a CDS encoding COMPASS (complex proteins associated with Set1p) component, which translates into the protein MSSINALLNTEGAAPGRRESLSEPTPHTPHTTHTTHPTHTTHTTHTAHTPHTKHTTHTPHTPHTTTYEAADALTTLATLGSGQQYAPTPPPTRDLPSPTGPSTRQLPSPTGPSTRDLPSPTAPSTSFASHHAHHAPLEPSPPMDPPQPRSPTLDHYHHASRSPQEQKRRQSLRTDPAPVLAPIQHLSSALHRHTDDAPPASEPTVKHEPTVKHEPRDPTPARPLHPPDRQTSPPADAIDADTRKAIDAAKASDLGLRTKRTASVAESLASATDATPASAPSKKRPAPSSASAVKKKGTAKTTKPSHKKRRIDDHDTTRSLTPTAKNRKGSHAGTPALHSSPAPDDAHAHAHAHDDDDDDLDSSEDHNLYCICKKPDNHRWMIGCDGGCDDWFHGDCVNMKQADEGLVDKFICPLCEDAGRGNTTWKPMCRRDGCRRPARLTKGQGSKYCSDDCGLLFMQEQLQRTAGAKGANGQKDKARKKKKPAPPEHDARHDARHDEEEPTPLGGVLRAKDLKALIDASPNIQAFKNLGSGVLSPPHTASPTRTTFTANPDDLALTTAETERLTALHNEKSQLNTQLDVLKDREKFVSMAKEQATRVADREKMKLKDFCGYDARLSWSDAEFLLWRNSKHGRAAFHFSTLSPTPEQISSVDADLDVRVDTRESVCLKKRCAKHPQWQKLNLQDARFEELEVVEAIRECEKEERSVRERARRRNAKDTMAKELTAGDGREEVRNREGWVEVVAT